In Plasmodium falciparum 3D7 genome assembly, chromosome: 8, the following proteins share a genomic window:
- a CDS encoding hydroxymethyldihydropterin pyrophosphokinase-dihydropteroate synthase has protein sequence METIQELILSEENKTNIAVLNLGTNDRRNAVLILETALHLVEKYLGKIINTSYLYETVPEYIVLDKKESCEKINKDCRIYDVNYINELMQNLEESKYEENKELIDKCEEYETFLKNGKVDNSILKEVNVENYLLECNNIIVKNDEIMKNNLSKYKDKYYTSYFYNLTVVVKTFVNDPLSMLVVIKYIEELMKRENVKEKEKFENRIIDIDILFFNDFTIFMKNIKLEKNMIYKILSKYIHLERDIKNGNDNMSKVNMDKDINLNNNNNIKKKNNNDIDCDCVDQKMNNHVNNKNYINSFRDPQEIINNMVDNIEFLSIPHVYTTHRYSILLCLNDMIPEYKHNVLNNTIRCLYNKYVSRMKEQYNINIKENNKRIYVLKDRISYLKEKTNIVGILNVNYDSFSDGGIFVEPKRAVQRMFEMINEGASVIDIGGESSGPFVIPNPKISERDLVVPVLQLFQKEWNDIKNKIVKCDAKPIISIDTINYNVFKECVDNDLVDILNDISACTNNPEIIKLLKKKNKFYSVVLMHKRGNPHTMDKLTNYDNLVYDIKNYLEQRLNFLVLNGIPRYRILFDIGLGFAKKHDQSIKLLQNIHVYDEYPLFIGYSRKRFIAHCMNDQNVVINTQQKLHDEQQNENKNIVDKSHNWMFQMNYMRKDKDQLLYQKNICGGLAIASYSYYKKVDLIRVHDVLETKSVLDVLTKIDQV, from the exons atggaaACTATACAAGAACTAATACTTTCTGAGGAAAATAAAACTAATATTGCCGTATTAAACTTAGGAACAAATGATAGAAGAAACGCTGTGTTGATTCTAGAAACTGCTCTGCACCTTGTCGAAAAATATTTAG gaaaaattattaatacgTCCTACTTGTATGAAACCGTTCCAGAATACATTGTATTAGATAAAAAGGAAAGTTgcgaaaaaataaacaaggATTGTCGTATATATGatgttaattatataaacgaATTGATGCAAAATTTAGAAGAATCTAAATATGAAGAGAATAAAGAATTAATTGATAAATGTGAAGAATATGAaacatttttgaaaaatgGAAAAGTTGATAATAGTATTCTAAAGGAAGTAAATGtagaaaattatttattagaatgtaataatataatagtaaAGAATGAcgaaataatgaaaaataatttaagcaaatataaagataaatattatactaGCTACTTTTATAATTTGACAGTTGTAGTTAAAACTTTTGTAAATGATCCTCTTAGTATGTTGGtagttataaaatatattgaagaattaatgaaaagggaaaatgtaaaagagaaagaaaaatttgAAAATCGTATAATAGATATAGATATTCTATTTTTTAATGATTTTACAATCTTTatgaaaaacataaaattggaaaaaaatatgatttataaaatactctcaaaatatattcatttggaaagagatataaaaaatggaaatgaCAATATGTCTAAAGTAAATATggataaagatataaatcttaataataacaataatataaaaaaaaaaaataataatgatattgaTTGTGATTGTGTGGATCAGAAGATGAATAATCatgtgaataataaaaattatataaattcttttaGAGATCCacaagaaataataaacaatatGGTAGATAATATTGAATTTTTATCCATTCCTCATGTGTATACAACACACAGATATAGCATACTTTTATGCTTAAATGATATGATACCCGAATATAAGCATaatgttttaaataatacCATCAGatgtttatataacaaatatgtgAGTAGGATGAaagaacaatataatataaatattaaagaaaataataaaaggatatatgtattaaaagatagaatttcttatttaaaagaaaaaacaaatattgtTGGAATATTAAATGTTAATTATGATTCTTTTTCAGATGGAGGTATTTTTGTTGAACCTAAACGTGCTGTTCAAAGAATGTTTGAAATGATAAATGAAGGTGCTAGTGTTATAGATATAGGTGGAGAATCCTCTGGTCCTTTTGTTATACCTAATCCAAAAATTAGTGAAAGAGATTTAGTAGTACCTGTATTACAATTATTTCAAAAAGAATggaatgatataaaaaataaaattgttaaATGTGATGCGAAACCAATTATAAGTATTGATACAATTAACTATAATGTTTTTAAAGAATGTGTTGATAATGATTTagttgatatattaaatgatattAGTGCTTGTACAAATAATccagaaattataaaattattaaaaaaaaaaaacaaattctATAGTGTAGTTCTAATGCATAAAAGAGGAAATCCACATACAATGGATAAACTAACAAATTATGATAATCTAgtttatgatataaaaaattatttagaaCAAAGATTAAATTTTCTTGTATTAAATGGAATACCTCGTTATAGGATACTATTTGATATTGGATTAGGATTTGCGAAGAAACATGATCAATCTATTAAACTCttacaaaatatacatgtatatgaTGAGTATCCACTTTTTATTGGATATTCAAGAAAAAGATTTATTGCCCATTGCATGAATGATCAAAATGTTGTAATAAATACACAACAAAAATTACATGATGaacaacaaaatgaaaataaaaatattgtggACAAATCACACAATTGGATGTTTCAGATGAATTACATGAGGAAAGACAAGGATCAACttttatatcaaaaaaatatatgtg GTGGATTAGCAATTGCTTCCTACAGCTATTATAAAAAGGTAGATCTAATAAGAGTTCATGACGTTTTAGAAACAAAATCGGTTTTGGATGTTTTAACAAAAATAGACCAAGTGTAA